One region of Hydrogenobaculum sp. Y04AAS1 genomic DNA includes:
- a CDS encoding TIGR04219 family outer membrane beta-barrel protein, protein MKKLMLLTGILSACALSQALPLFNVSIEAGGVEQDPSGIVSYQAKGANDYLDLKNDAHFSQKTQPYIGVRITNSLPILPNIKLDYMPMKFSGSGTLNRQITFGGTTYQANANFNLNAKMNRFDILAYYHLPFITAATKDMLKVRFGLNVRVVDFSETFTGNNATINGQPVGAGGYYTESKSLTVPVPMAHLGVSISPIKQVSLVGDINYVSYGSNDYYNYNAGLRLSPVGLFKSAIVPFIQVGYRYEKLKIDQSSVYADVKVKGPYALIGVEF, encoded by the coding sequence ATGAAAAAGCTGATGCTTTTAACAGGAATCTTGAGCGCATGTGCGCTGTCTCAAGCCCTACCGTTGTTTAACGTCAGTATAGAGGCTGGCGGTGTAGAACAAGACCCTTCTGGTATTGTATCTTATCAAGCAAAAGGGGCCAATGACTATCTAGACCTTAAAAACGATGCTCATTTTTCACAAAAGACACAACCCTATATAGGTGTAAGAATAACCAACAGCTTACCAATCCTTCCAAACATAAAACTTGATTACATGCCTATGAAGTTTAGTGGCTCTGGAACGCTAAATAGACAAATTACATTCGGTGGTACAACTTATCAAGCAAATGCAAACTTCAACCTAAATGCAAAGATGAACAGATTTGATATATTAGCCTATTATCACCTTCCATTTATCACAGCAGCCACAAAAGACATGCTAAAAGTAAGATTTGGTCTAAACGTAAGGGTAGTAGATTTTAGCGAAACTTTTACAGGTAACAATGCAACTATTAATGGTCAACCTGTTGGTGCTGGTGGATATTATACAGAAAGCAAATCCCTTACAGTACCAGTACCTATGGCTCATTTAGGCGTTTCCATATCACCTATAAAACAGGTATCTTTGGTAGGAGATATAAACTATGTATCTTACGGAAGCAACGATTACTACAACTACAATGCTGGTTTAAGACTGTCACCAGTGGGACTTTTTAAAAGTGCGATAGTACCATTTATCCAAGTAGGTTATAGATATGAAAAGCTAAAAATAGATCAAAGCAGTGTATATGCAGATGTTAAAGTAAAAGGTCCATACGCTTTGATAGGTGTAGAGTTTTAA
- a CDS encoding alcohol dehydrogenase catalytic domain-containing protein, protein MKAAICKEFKKPLVIEDIPIPEIGPDEVLIKVKYCGICHSDLHIVDGDWESWVKLPVVPGHEVAGIVEKVGSNVKNVKEGDRVGMPWLYSSCEICDYCVEGEEPLCPNHEITGITRQGGYAEYMKAPSHFVTKIPDKLELSYAAPLFCAGITVYAALVRLNLKPNELVVIQGIGGLGHLAIQYAKAMGAKVVALSHSDKEKVAKELGADYFINSSKQDPVKELKALGGADTILTTVYDSKSIQNLVDALAPKGRLSVVGAAQEPIYVNPFDLITKRIVITGSAIGGRKLLREMLEFSAFNNIKPIIQEYKFEDVNKALDDLRSGKIVLRGVLKFN, encoded by the coding sequence ATGAAAGCTGCTATCTGTAAAGAATTTAAAAAGCCTTTGGTGATAGAAGATATACCAATACCAGAGATAGGTCCCGATGAGGTGCTTATAAAGGTCAAGTATTGCGGTATATGTCATAGCGATCTTCATATAGTGGATGGAGACTGGGAATCTTGGGTAAAACTTCCTGTTGTACCAGGACACGAAGTAGCTGGTATTGTAGAAAAAGTAGGTAGCAACGTCAAAAATGTTAAAGAAGGTGATAGGGTTGGAATGCCTTGGCTTTATTCTTCTTGTGAGATATGCGATTACTGTGTAGAAGGAGAAGAACCCCTTTGTCCAAACCATGAGATCACAGGTATCACCCGCCAAGGTGGCTATGCAGAGTATATGAAAGCCCCGTCTCATTTTGTTACAAAAATCCCAGATAAACTTGAACTTTCTTATGCCGCTCCTTTATTTTGCGCAGGTATAACAGTTTATGCCGCTCTTGTAAGGTTAAATTTAAAACCAAATGAGTTAGTGGTAATCCAAGGTATAGGTGGTCTTGGTCATTTGGCTATTCAGTATGCTAAAGCTATGGGTGCTAAGGTAGTAGCACTAAGCCATTCTGATAAAGAAAAAGTGGCTAAAGAGCTTGGGGCAGATTATTTTATAAACTCATCAAAGCAAGACCCAGTAAAAGAGCTAAAAGCCTTAGGTGGGGCAGATACTATACTTACAACCGTTTATGATTCTAAAAGCATACAAAATCTTGTAGACGCTTTAGCACCAAAAGGTAGATTGTCAGTGGTAGGTGCTGCCCAAGAACCAATATATGTAAATCCCTTTGATCTCATAACAAAACGTATCGTGATAACTGGTTCTGCCATAGGTGGAAGAAAGCTTTTAAGGGAGATGCTTGAGTTTTCGGCTTTTAACAACATAAAACCCATCATTCAAGAGTACAAGTTTGAAGATGTAAACAAAGCGCTCGATGATCTAAGATCTGGTAAAATAGTATTAAGAGGCGTATTAAAATTTAACTAA
- a CDS encoding pyridoxamine 5'-phosphate oxidase family protein has product MLNRELIDLMRDLYVFPVVISTVTNDLKPYSALISWVYPVSESKINIALSTKSRTAQNIITNSNVCISIFAQDVAIVAHGKGYLKNRIEEVPFDVSAFSIEIESVESNLFPGATILGPIAFAHTGNIEKAVNLDKIVIEYLKNV; this is encoded by the coding sequence ATGCTAAATAGAGAACTTATAGATTTGATGAGAGATCTTTATGTGTTTCCCGTGGTGATTAGCACGGTTACCAACGATTTAAAACCCTACAGCGCTTTGATAAGCTGGGTATACCCTGTTTCTGAAAGTAAAATAAACATAGCTCTTAGCACAAAATCAAGAACCGCTCAAAATATAATCACAAACTCAAACGTATGCATAAGTATATTTGCTCAAGATGTAGCTATTGTGGCTCACGGAAAAGGTTATCTTAAAAACAGGATAGAAGAAGTGCCTTTTGATGTATCTGCTTTTAGTATAGAGATAGAATCTGTGGAAAGTAATCTATTTCCAGGGGCTACCATCCTTGGACCTATAGCTTTTGCCCATACTGGAAACATAGAAAAAGCTGTTAATCTTGATAAGATAGTGATAGAGTATCTTAAAAACGTTTGA
- a CDS encoding primosomal protein N': MILKLATESRVLQEVYIDDEDVPPAGTRIFYTGLDGSIKGGILWGYDAKAVKSEKTVVYKDKLPIVNQSVFEAVKDAGEYYLYPAYTLLAKIIPDIMFKVNDKSLKLKKNDEDFTDKTFKRIFRLLKKRKLSLEEAYKKYTKNAVDFYIKKGFLEVENNIGPLVKIEDIDIKPSNEGRFSKRLNIEIITGDYKQKIKDITIGPFQSLVVVPSKYMFDNFRDIFEDAIFLKSPNTVSETRFCYESAMKEDRVFVSTPFGLVLPFYNLKNIILIDDMYSEFYKSKKEPYLDFRRLSYYVAKHYGANLYLVSLTLSINDYFLYKEKKANHIHISVKLPHIKIVEKKDKNFLIDDETIDIIKQHIDKNILFYVNKSGYSYAYCERCNALDTCVYCESYTTYFKSLNTIKCTKCKNVNQEGVCSRCGGPLKTFGAGLEQYKEYIISMFGDRENFSFDTIEKEDTYDVVFAFSLENLLFAPELSAREIYHHKLWSLSLKAKELFVLETTHVDKYALESILKNDQFIFLEDELKRRKFNNDPPFTKAILIEIGKEIYDLYKELSEEDFFYVSKPRYFYEKGEKRFKLLIKVKNTANIKRLGHLLKSYKNYKIHVGIESFL, from the coding sequence TTGATATTAAAACTAGCCACTGAGTCTAGAGTTTTACAAGAAGTTTACATAGATGATGAAGATGTGCCACCAGCAGGCACTCGTATTTTTTACACTGGGCTTGATGGTTCTATAAAAGGGGGTATCCTTTGGGGTTATGATGCAAAAGCTGTAAAATCAGAAAAAACGGTTGTTTACAAAGATAAGTTACCCATAGTAAACCAAAGCGTATTTGAAGCTGTAAAAGATGCAGGTGAATACTATCTTTACCCAGCTTATACACTTTTGGCAAAGATTATTCCAGATATAATGTTTAAAGTTAACGATAAAAGCCTGAAATTAAAGAAAAATGATGAAGATTTTACAGATAAAACGTTTAAACGTATTTTTAGGCTTTTAAAAAAAAGAAAACTATCTTTAGAAGAAGCTTATAAAAAATATACCAAAAACGCAGTGGATTTTTATATAAAAAAAGGTTTTTTGGAGGTAGAAAACAACATAGGGCCATTGGTAAAAATTGAAGATATAGATATAAAACCCTCTAATGAAGGACGCTTTTCAAAGAGACTAAACATAGAAATAATCACAGGAGATTACAAACAAAAAATTAAGGATATAACAATAGGACCATTCCAATCCCTTGTGGTGGTCCCATCTAAATATATGTTTGATAACTTTAGAGATATCTTTGAAGATGCTATTTTTTTGAAAAGCCCAAATACAGTATCAGAGACAAGGTTTTGCTATGAAAGTGCCATGAAAGAAGATAGAGTGTTTGTAAGTACACCTTTTGGACTGGTGCTTCCTTTTTATAATTTGAAAAACATTATCCTAATAGATGATATGTACTCAGAATTTTATAAATCAAAAAAAGAGCCTTATTTAGATTTTAGAAGACTTTCTTATTATGTGGCAAAGCATTACGGTGCAAATTTATACCTTGTTTCTTTGACACTAAGCATAAACGATTATTTCCTTTACAAGGAAAAGAAAGCAAATCATATTCATATAAGCGTTAAACTGCCACATATAAAAATAGTAGAGAAAAAGGATAAAAACTTTCTAATAGATGATGAAACTATAGATATAATTAAACAGCATATCGATAAAAATATACTATTTTATGTGAACAAATCTGGTTATAGCTATGCTTATTGTGAAAGATGCAACGCTCTTGATACATGCGTTTATTGTGAGTCTTATACCACTTATTTTAAAAGCCTAAATACCATAAAATGCACAAAATGTAAAAATGTAAATCAAGAAGGCGTTTGCTCTAGATGTGGCGGGCCTTTAAAGACGTTTGGTGCTGGTTTAGAACAGTATAAAGAATATATAATTTCTATGTTTGGGGATAGGGAAAACTTTTCTTTTGATACTATAGAAAAAGAAGATACTTATGACGTAGTGTTTGCTTTTTCCTTAGAAAACTTGTTGTTTGCTCCAGAATTAAGCGCTAGGGAAATTTATCATCATAAGCTTTGGAGTCTTTCTTTAAAAGCAAAAGAACTTTTTGTGTTAGAAACCACTCACGTTGATAAATACGCTTTGGAATCTATCTTAAAGAACGATCAATTTATTTTTTTAGAAGATGAACTAAAAAGAAGAAAATTCAACAACGATCCGCCTTTTACAAAAGCTATACTGATAGAAATAGGAAAAGAAATATACGATCTTTACAAAGAGCTTTCTGAAGAGGATTTTTTTTATGTTTCAAAGCCCCGTTATTTTTATGAAAAAGGAGAAAAACGTTTTAAGCTTTTAATAAAAGTAAAAAACACAGCAAATATAAAAAGATTGGGCCATTTGTTAAAAAGCTATAAAAATTATAAAATTCATGTTGGTATAGAATCTTTCTTATAA
- a CDS encoding carbon monoxide dehydrogenase beta subunit family protein: protein MATLGPYHFSPYPTAVVEGVLTPPPGKGLLYNEIVDEEVAMREAAKEMLTRENPTIFVGPLVIYAWNEEAKEMAKLVREMAEVLNAKIIPMPDYRPKYPKINPEVEINPNHPNLTIWHNNIKACIFIGVHCHFANIALKIIRAETDCLTIAMCAKMGHEDAMITVRDQHPEDVRKFIEIAKQVKKELGK from the coding sequence ATGGCTACACTGGGGCCTTATCATTTCTCACCGTACCCTACGGCAGTAGTAGAAGGTGTATTAACACCACCACCTGGTAAAGGGCTTTTGTACAACGAGATTGTAGACGAAGAAGTAGCTATGCGTGAGGCTGCTAAAGAGATGCTTACAAGAGAAAACCCGACTATATTCGTAGGACCCCTTGTCATATATGCTTGGAACGAAGAAGCTAAAGAAATGGCAAAGCTTGTAAGAGAAATGGCAGAAGTCTTAAATGCCAAGATTATACCAATGCCAGACTACAGGCCAAAGTATCCAAAAATAAATCCAGAGGTAGAGATAAATCCAAACCATCCAAATCTTACAATATGGCACAACAATATAAAAGCATGTATATTTATAGGTGTTCACTGTCATTTTGCCAACATAGCTTTGAAGATTATAAGAGCTGAAACGGATTGTTTAACAATAGCTATGTGTGCAAAAATGGGTCATGAAGATGCTATGATAACCGTTAGAGATCAACATCCAGAGGATGTGAGAAAGTTTATAGAGATAGCTAAGCAAGTAAAGAAAGAGTTAGGTAAGTAA
- a CDS encoding transketolase C-terminal domain-containing protein yields the protein MGNNGVYSGVNKSGQKIVSPDYLLFEAPREKVFMTGSEAVKEAVRRASVDASVSYPITPQSEAAHLIGELWVEGYVGVYFRGESEFGVMSEVAGCSMAGARVITTTSGPGTLRAMENFPMWSGARLPIQLVLMARGVNAPLTIQPDNLEISFLLDTGVMIWHAENAQELFDMVLAGFVVAEKTDVHVPIITAIDGFFISHTRESIMIPPEDIALPPYNPYMSPTPIIDAEIAPGRYIKDPFVMKSNYISYATHASWQWEVRAAIERSRPYAKHYLRGLVEEYGDKEAELVFVASGTAASQAKEATRLLLDEGIKAKVVKVKSIRPFPHQELLEATKNAKYIIVPEFNVVGWLEREVRAAFYGKSNATIIGTPRVAGGMTMPPEIIYKDALKILGKEVSYVI from the coding sequence ATGGGTAACAACGGTGTTTACTCAGGCGTTAATAAATCGGGACAAAAGATTGTCTCACCAGATTATTTGCTTTTTGAAGCACCTAGAGAAAAGGTGTTTATGACGGGGTCTGAAGCGGTAAAAGAAGCTGTTAGAAGAGCTTCCGTTGATGCTTCTGTGTCGTATCCTATTACACCGCAATCAGAAGCTGCTCACTTGATTGGTGAGCTCTGGGTAGAAGGTTATGTAGGTGTATACTTTAGAGGTGAGTCAGAATTTGGTGTTATGTCAGAAGTAGCAGGATGCTCAATGGCCGGTGCTAGAGTAATAACAACCACCTCTGGACCAGGAACCCTAAGAGCCATGGAAAACTTCCCTATGTGGTCTGGTGCAAGACTTCCTATACAGCTTGTTTTGATGGCAAGAGGTGTGAATGCCCCTCTTACGATACAACCAGACAACTTAGAAATAAGCTTTTTACTTGATACAGGTGTTATGATATGGCATGCTGAAAATGCCCAAGAGCTTTTTGATATGGTATTGGCCGGTTTTGTAGTGGCGGAAAAAACCGATGTGCATGTGCCTATTATCACCGCAATAGATGGTTTCTTTATATCCCACACAAGGGAATCTATAATGATCCCACCAGAAGACATAGCTCTTCCTCCTTACAATCCTTATATGTCACCAACACCAATAATAGATGCTGAAATAGCTCCTGGAAGATATATAAAAGATCCGTTTGTTATGAAATCAAACTATATATCTTATGCTACTCACGCAAGCTGGCAATGGGAAGTAAGAGCAGCTATAGAACGTTCTAGACCTTACGCTAAGCATTATTTAAGGGGTTTAGTGGAAGAATACGGTGACAAAGAAGCAGAGCTTGTATTTGTGGCTAGTGGAACTGCGGCTTCACAAGCTAAGGAAGCTACGAGATTGCTATTGGACGAAGGTATCAAAGCAAAAGTTGTAAAAGTAAAAAGCATTAGACCATTCCCACATCAAGAGCTTTTAGAAGCTACAAAAAATGCAAAGTATATAATAGTACCAGAGTTTAATGTGGTGGGATGGTTAGAAAGAGAAGTAAGAGCAGCTTTCTATGGAAAGTCAAATGCTACCATAATAGGCACACCAAGAGTTGCTGGTGGTATGACGATGCCTCCAGAAATTATATACAAAGATGCCTTAAAGATTTTAGGTAAGGAGGTAAGCTATGTCATTTAA
- a CDS encoding thiamine pyrophosphate-dependent enzyme: MSFNIYKVNEELRDFMPPEILELEGKATWGNPKRGVMDLPYAKELLEEHSLCAGCPESDAFRYILASLPNPEDTIIVNSTGCTSLVFPHIALHTVHSLFGNQNAVASGIKRVLEYRFPDKVKDVVVLAGDGATVDIGLDCTLQSFFRQEKITTICYDNEVYANTGGQESGLTVKGHVFKMAPKGKQWDKVPMWQLAIDSGCHYVVRMTVSSPRRVEQAVKKAIYVAREVGPTYIHLYTPCILEIGRNADEGLEEMKLGDKERFSFFEHMSPQAEEVIKAKKEEGLI; the protein is encoded by the coding sequence ATGTCATTTAATATATACAAAGTAAACGAAGAGCTTAGAGATTTTATGCCTCCAGAAATACTGGAGCTAGAGGGAAAAGCCACTTGGGGCAATCCTAAAAGGGGCGTAATGGATTTGCCCTATGCAAAAGAGTTGTTAGAAGAGCATTCTCTTTGTGCAGGGTGTCCAGAGTCGGATGCTTTTAGATATATACTTGCATCTTTACCAAACCCAGAAGATACCATAATTGTAAATTCTACCGGGTGCACATCACTTGTGTTTCCACATATAGCCTTACATACAGTGCACTCTTTGTTTGGAAACCAAAATGCGGTAGCCAGCGGTATAAAAAGGGTTTTAGAGTATAGATTTCCAGATAAAGTAAAGGATGTCGTAGTGTTGGCGGGCGATGGTGCTACTGTTGATATAGGTTTAGATTGTACATTGCAATCTTTTTTCAGACAAGAAAAAATCACCACTATATGCTACGATAACGAAGTTTATGCAAATACCGGTGGTCAAGAAAGCGGTCTCACGGTGAAAGGCCACGTATTTAAGATGGCTCCCAAGGGTAAACAGTGGGATAAGGTCCCTATGTGGCAACTTGCTATAGATTCAGGTTGTCATTATGTGGTAAGGATGACAGTCTCATCACCTCGTAGGGTTGAACAAGCTGTAAAAAAAGCTATATACGTAGCTAGAGAAGTAGGTCCAACATATATTCATCTTTATACCCCTTGCATACTTGAAATAGGAAGAAATGCCGATGAAGGCTTAGAAGAGATGAAGCTTGGTGATAAAGAAAGGTTTTCTTTCTTTGAGCATATGAGTCCTCAGGCTGAAGAAGTTATCAAAGCAAAGAAGGAGGAAGGTTTAATATGA